CAAAAGCCCTCTACCCGGGGTAACCGTGGTAGTGAAGATCCCGGGTGCTACGGCGAACACGATTGGAACCTCGACTGACGTGAACGGAAAGTACGAGTTGTCGTGGGTTGATCAGAAGAACGTATCGCTGGTCTTCTCTTTTGTCGGGATGGAAACGCAAGAAGTGGCGTATACCAACCAAAAGGAAATAGACGTGGTGATGAAAGAGGAAACGAAAGCGTTGGAAGACGTCGTAATCACGGGGTATTTCCAACGTAAGAAGGTGAGTCAAACCGGTTCGGAGGTTGTTGTGGAAGGAGAGGAACTTCGTAAGGTAGGTTCTTTGAACTTGTTGCAGGCGATTTCAGCTTTCGACCCGGGTGTTCGTACATTGGAAAATAATGAGTTCGGTAGTGACCCGAACCGTATGCCAGAAATTACAGTGCGCGGTCAGAAAGGATTCGATTTACGTGGTGAAGCGGACGATTCCCGGACGGATCCCAATGCCCCGCTTTATATTATGGACGGAATCGAGGTGTCGGCCCAAACAGTGTATGATATGGATATGAACCGTATTGCGGCATTTTCTATTTTGAAAGATGCTTCCGCAACATCGTTGTATGGATCTCGGGGTGCGAATGGGGTTATTTTGATCACGACGGTTCGTCCGCAAGCCGGGGAAATCAAGGTGACGTTGAACGGTAATTTCAATATCTCGATTCCGGATCTTCGCTCGTATAATTTGATGGAAGCTCGCGAGAAACTGGAGTACGAGCGTCTTGCAGGTGTGTATAAGGCTAACAGTTATGATGGGCAAGCACAGAAAGATATCATGTATAATGATGTTTTGATGGAAATCGAACGGGGTGTAAACACGTATTGGTTGTCACAACCGTTGAGAACTTCTGTGAATCAGCGATACAGCGCATTCTTGGAGGGTGGTGACGAGCATTTCCGTTACGGGGTCAACTTGAAATATGATAATGACAAGGGTGTGATGAAAAAATCAGGACGCGAGAAATATGGCATTAACGTTTATTTTAGTTATGACATCGCTGGTAAATTGATTGCGCGGAATGATGTGATTATTGATGATGTGAAAGCGACGAATTCTCCTTACGGGGCGTTTTATCAATACGCTCAAATGAACCCGTATGAGCGTATTTACGATGCCGAAACGGGAGAGATGATTCGGGAATTTGATGCGAACGGGACGGTCGTGCGTAACGTTTTAGTGAATTCGTTGTTACCTAATTTCTCTTATGAGAAGTACACCCAAATCCGCGATAACTTTCAATTGCAGTGGTGGGCAAACTCTCACTTGATGTTCCGGGGAAATATTGCCATTACGAAACAAACGGATCGTGATGAGGCTTACTTGTCACCGGAATCTGTTGAGTTCGAGGGGAAAACGGATGCGTCAGAAAAAGGAAGTTATACGATAAGCAATGGTAATAGTGTTGATTTGGAGGGTAGTCTTACGGTAAACTATAATAACAATTTCTTTGATAAACTTTATTTCAGTCTTGGTCTTGGAACGGAATTGCAGACTTCAAAATCTACGGATGACGGGTATGTGGCGACCGGTTTCTTGAACGACAAGTTGATTTATCCGTCGTACGCTTTGCAATTCCAGAAAAATTCAAAACCGACCGGGTATTTTGATAAGTCGAGGTTGGTAGGCTTTTTTGGGAATGCCAATATGAACTGGGATAATCGTTACATTCTTGATGTGACGTATCGAACTGACGGTTCCAGTCGTTTCGGACGTAAATCTCGTTTTGCTCCTTTCTGGTCTGTCGGTGCGGCATGGAATATTAATCAAGAGAATTTCTGGACGGGGAGCGGTTACATGAAACTGCGTGCCTCTGTAGGAAGTACGGGTTCCACCAATTTCTCTGCCGATCAAGCCTTAACTCGATTCACGTATAATAGTGATAACGAGTATAACGGAATCTATGGTGCTGTTGTTAATGCTTACGGTAATCCGGCATTAAAGTGGCAAAATGTGTTGAAATATAATGTCGGTTTAGACATGAGCGTGTGGAGAAATATCATCACCTTGAATTTTGATGCTTATTTGGAACGAACAGAGAATCTTTTGCTTAATATCGACGTGGCTCCTTCAACCGGATTCACATCTTATACGGAAAACATGGGTTCTTTGGATAACAAAGGATTTGAAGCCCGTTTGCGGTTGAATTTGATTAACGATAGACAAAACGATTTGAGTTGGAACGTTACGTTGAGTGCGGCTCACGAGGAGAACAAGATTCGGAAACTTTCCAATGCGATGAAGGCGATGAATCAGGAGGCGATGGATATAGAAAATAACAAGGGGGGTAGCGAGGTGTTCCGGATGTATGAAGTGGGACGTTCTCAAACCGCATTGATGTTGGTGCGCTCTATGGGTATCGATCCGGCAACCGGTAACGAGGTGTACATCAAACGTGATGGTTCTTTGACTTTTGAATATGATCCGAATGATAAAGTGGAGGTGGGAAATACAAACCCGAAGCTGCAAGGTTTTTTTAATAGTAACTTGACGTGGAAAGGTCTTAATCTCTACATGAATTTCGGCTACGAGATGGGAGCGAAACAATTCAATCAAACACTTGCCACGAAGGTGGAGGGGGCTGATCCCAAGAAAAATGCGGACCGCCGCGTATTGTACGATCGTTGGAAAAAACCGGGTGATAAGGCAATGTTCCGTCGTATTGACGACCAGACCCCGGTTTATCAGTCTACGCGTTTGGTGCAAAAGAGCAACTTTTTGAAGTTATCGAGTCTTTCGTTGACGTATGATATTCCGAGGGACATGCTGAAAAAGACTTTCATCGAACGGTGTAAATTTACCTTCTCCATGACGGATGTGTTCCGTATATCCACGATAAAGGAGGAGAGAGGAACTTCTTACCCGTTCGCACGGACTGTTTCTTTGGGATTTAACTTAACATTTTAAAATCAATTGGTATGAAGAGATTATATATTTTCATCGGATTGTTGTTTTCGCTGACCTCCTGCAATGATTGGTTGGATGTGGAATTGGACAACAAAGTGGATGACGATAAATTATTCAATACGGCAGAAGGTTTTAAAGAAGCACTTGCCGGTGTTTACAGTAGCATGTCAAAGTCCAGTATGTACGGAGGACGGTTGACCATGGAGTATGTTGATGTCTTGGCTCAATATTACAATTCCAATTCAACTTACGAGTATTGGGAAGACTATGATTACGAGAATAGCGGATGTCGTTCGATTATCAGTGGGATGTGGAATAATTTGTATTCTTGTATTTCGCAAGCCAACTGTATATTGGAGTGGGCAGATAAAAATGCGG
The window above is part of the Butyricimonas paravirosa genome. Proteins encoded here:
- a CDS encoding SusC/RagA family TonB-linked outer membrane protein; protein product: MEWKGLYALSRVKFSQIFKIMRVFTICMLVFVFGATASGFSQKQVVTLDLRQCDMSTLFQEIWKQTGLRFVYNDKDVASISRFDVKAESEAVEKVLEEVFAKTSLKCTFEGDVILVVVDKQRAIAADPVKKVTVKGRVTDETKSPLPGVTVVVKIPGATANTIGTSTDVNGKYELSWVDQKNVSLVFSFVGMETQEVAYTNQKEIDVVMKEETKALEDVVITGYFQRKKVSQTGSEVVVEGEELRKVGSLNLLQAISAFDPGVRTLENNEFGSDPNRMPEITVRGQKGFDLRGEADDSRTDPNAPLYIMDGIEVSAQTVYDMDMNRIAAFSILKDASATSLYGSRGANGVILITTVRPQAGEIKVTLNGNFNISIPDLRSYNLMEAREKLEYERLAGVYKANSYDGQAQKDIMYNDVLMEIERGVNTYWLSQPLRTSVNQRYSAFLEGGDEHFRYGVNLKYDNDKGVMKKSGREKYGINVYFSYDIAGKLIARNDVIIDDVKATNSPYGAFYQYAQMNPYERIYDAETGEMIREFDANGTVVRNVLVNSLLPNFSYEKYTQIRDNFQLQWWANSHLMFRGNIAITKQTDRDEAYLSPESVEFEGKTDASEKGSYTISNGNSVDLEGSLTVNYNNNFFDKLYFSLGLGTELQTSKSTDDGYVATGFLNDKLIYPSYALQFQKNSKPTGYFDKSRLVGFFGNANMNWDNRYILDVTYRTDGSSRFGRKSRFAPFWSVGAAWNINQENFWTGSGYMKLRASVGSTGSTNFSADQALTRFTYNSDNEYNGIYGAVVNAYGNPALKWQNVLKYNVGLDMSVWRNIITLNFDAYLERTENLLLNIDVAPSTGFTSYTENMGSLDNKGFEARLRLNLINDRQNDLSWNVTLSAAHEENKIRKLSNAMKAMNQEAMDIENNKGGSEVFRMYEVGRSQTALMLVRSMGIDPATGNEVYIKRDGSLTFEYDPNDKVEVGNTNPKLQGFFNSNLTWKGLNLYMNFGYEMGAKQFNQTLATKVEGADPKKNADRRVLYDRWKKPGDKAMFRRIDDQTPVYQSTRLVQKSNFLKLSSLSLTYDIPRDMLKKTFIERCKFTFSMTDVFRISTIKEERGTSYPFARTVSLGFNLTF